From a region of the Opitutales bacterium genome:
- a CDS encoding Na+/H+ antiporter subunit D, translating into MTTLLPILIPLIGAIALLFGYKSLIWQRMGGLMASIATFVGSLVLLWETDQAGILVLQVGGWEAPFGISLVADRLSAVMVAVSSFMGAAVAAYSLSDIDEGRMRRFYFPLYLILLFGVNGAFLTGDLFNLYVWFEVMLIASFVLTVLGGEKAELEGGLKYVALNLLASAMFLIGAGIIYGKLGTLNMADIAQALIETDDAEWVISSSMLLLAAFGVKAGIFPFFFWLPASYHTPPAAVSAIFAGLLTKVGVYALIRAYTLLFAPIFDEVQMLLIVLAVLTMVTGVLGAASHFDMRRILSFHIVSQIGYMILGLAIMTPLALAAAIFYLVHHIIVKTNLFLVSGVVMKMKGSCDLAKVGGLYKAAPWLAVLFFIPAFSLGGIPPLSGFWAKFAVVKAGLDEGAWFSVGAALLVGVLTLFSMTKIWAEAFWKDQPEEHPEESAGLSRVAMAWMVAPVVIMSVCTVLIGFFGEPMLAFSERAAEQLLNPEAYITAVLNPAVDELP; encoded by the coding sequence CTGACGACACTTTTACCCATACTTATTCCATTGATTGGAGCGATTGCCCTGCTGTTTGGCTACAAGTCTCTGATCTGGCAGCGCATGGGCGGCTTGATGGCGTCGATAGCTACCTTCGTGGGGTCGCTCGTGCTGCTTTGGGAAACGGATCAGGCTGGAATTTTGGTGCTACAGGTCGGCGGTTGGGAAGCGCCGTTCGGTATTAGTTTGGTCGCTGACCGCCTGAGTGCGGTCATGGTGGCAGTCTCATCCTTTATGGGAGCTGCAGTCGCTGCCTATTCTTTGAGTGATATCGACGAAGGGCGCATGCGGCGTTTTTATTTTCCCCTCTACCTCATCCTTTTGTTTGGAGTGAATGGGGCCTTTTTGACGGGCGATCTTTTCAATCTGTATGTCTGGTTTGAAGTCATGCTCATCGCGTCCTTTGTTTTGACCGTGCTGGGCGGTGAAAAAGCCGAGCTAGAGGGAGGCTTGAAGTATGTGGCGCTGAACCTTCTGGCTTCGGCGATGTTCCTGATAGGGGCGGGTATTATATACGGTAAACTGGGCACGCTCAATATGGCGGATATCGCTCAAGCGCTGATTGAGACCGATGATGCGGAGTGGGTGATCAGCAGCTCGATGCTGTTGTTGGCAGCGTTTGGTGTGAAGGCCGGAATTTTCCCGTTCTTTTTCTGGTTGCCGGCGTCGTATCACACACCGCCTGCTGCTGTATCGGCTATCTTTGCCGGATTGCTTACCAAGGTGGGCGTGTATGCGTTGATTCGTGCCTATACGCTCTTGTTCGCGCCTATCTTTGATGAGGTGCAGATGCTTCTTATCGTCTTGGCTGTGCTGACTATGGTGACCGGGGTTTTGGGTGCAGCGTCACATTTTGATATGCGCCGGATTCTCTCTTTCCACATCGTGAGCCAGATTGGTTATATGATCTTGGGTTTGGCGATCATGACGCCTTTGGCGCTGGCCGCTGCTATTTTTTACCTGGTCCACCATATCATCGTGAAGACGAATTTGTTTTTGGTGAGTGGAGTCGTCATGAAAATGAAGGGGTCGTGTGATCTGGCTAAGGTCGGCGGCCTCTACAAAGCGGCGCCATGGCTCGCTGTGTTGTTTTTTATTCCCGCTTTTTCGCTTGGAGGAATTCCGCCGTTGTCCGGGTTTTGGGCGAAATTTGCAGTCGTTAAAGCGGGATTGGATGAGGGTGCTTGGTTTTCTGTCGGCGCGGCCTTGTTGGTCGGGGTATTGACCCTCTTTTCTATGACTAAGATCTGGGCCGAGGCTTTTTGGAAGGATCAACCGGAAGAACATCCTGAAGAGTCGGCAGGGCTGAGCCGAGTTGCCATGGCTTGGATGGTAGCCCCAGTGGTTATTATGTCTGTGTGCACAGTGTTGATCGGATTTTTTGGCGAGCCAATGTTGGCTTTCTCTGAGCGTGCAGCGGAACAGCTGTTGAACCCTGAAGCCTATATTACCGCGGTGTTGAACCCTGCGGTAGACGAACTTCCATGA
- a CDS encoding Na+/H+ antiporter subunit E has protein sequence MSRIIASLSFFLFYVKEVVTSNVRVAYDVLTPTHRMKPGVIELSIAGMTDTQVLAMANLITMTPGTLGLHVSEDKQRLFLHVMYLDKSPQETAAELEASYGKRVRDVF, from the coding sequence ATGAGCCGGATCATCGCAAGTCTTTCGTTTTTTCTTTTCTATGTGAAGGAGGTTGTGACGTCGAATGTCCGTGTGGCGTATGACGTCTTGACGCCTACGCATCGCATGAAGCCCGGCGTCATCGAGCTGAGTATTGCAGGCATGACCGATACACAGGTGCTGGCGATGGCAAATCTGATCACGATGACACCGGGAACCTTGGGGCTCCATGTCTCGGAGGATAAGCAACGCTTGTTCTTGCACGTCATGTATCTCGATAAGTCTCCTCAAGAAACTGCCGCGGAATTGGAAGCTAGCTACGGAAAGAGAGTGCGCGATGTTTTTTGA
- a CDS encoding monovalent cation/H(+) antiporter subunit G, which yields MDIVVAILIVLGAFFAFVAALGIVRMPDLYTRMHAATKAGAFGATLLLLAVVLHFQSVRTTVMAAIVIAFFYLTAPVAGQSLGRAAYRRKTPLWEETQVDRLEETGEIDRDS from the coding sequence ATGGATATCGTGGTTGCTATATTGATCGTTCTGGGTGCGTTTTTTGCCTTTGTTGCTGCACTGGGTATCGTGCGCATGCCAGACCTTTACACGCGCATGCATGCAGCCACCAAAGCCGGCGCCTTTGGAGCCACCTTGTTGCTCCTTGCGGTTGTGCTGCATTTTCAGTCGGTTCGCACTACAGTGATGGCCGCGATTGTGATTGCGTTCTTCTACCTCACTGCCCCTGTAGCCGGGCAATCTCTGGGGCGTGCGGCTTATCGACGTAAAACGCCGCTCTGGGAAGAGACTCAGGTGGATCGCCTGGAAGAGACTGGCGAGATTGATCGGGATTCGTAG
- a CDS encoding putative Na+/H+ antiporter has translation MNPYRLILFFVCLLLPSSSILWAAGGGGHGNPDIHFPITEEEYAVKESHKAEELGRELTLFETIKLRAAADPFNVVAAVVFFLAVVHTFMAGYFNKLAHKFEHEHKYKVADETRVFVDGKKPVSFRATLFHFLGEVEAIFGIWLVPLLIAMVMMEPDGLTVAAHYVDTRNYTEPIFVVIIMAIASSRPVVQIAEKSLRMVAGLGKQTPAAWWLSILIVAPLLGSFITEPAAMTIAALLLGMQFYRFNPAPKFKYATLGLLFVNVSVGGTLTHFAAPPVLMVATKWHWNMPFMFTHFGWRAILGILISTALYYFIFRKHFKELGEKAKQTASESSDEPEPEPAPTWIVLVHLFFVAWTVLTLHHPAFFVGGFLFFLAFTIATQHHQYDIKLKSPLLVGFFLAGLVTHGGLQGWWISPVLSALSEIPLFIGATVLTAFNDNAAITFLASQVPAFNPDVVVNGVLKSKEGADLVRAQVLEYAVVAGAVTGGGLTVIANAPNPAGQSILSKYFGDGGISPLGLLFGALIPTLIMSVCFIVLPH, from the coding sequence ATGAATCCGTATCGATTAATTCTGTTTTTTGTCTGTTTGCTCTTGCCCAGCAGCTCGATTTTGTGGGCCGCTGGAGGTGGGGGCCATGGCAATCCTGATATCCATTTCCCGATCACTGAAGAGGAATATGCGGTAAAAGAAAGCCATAAGGCAGAGGAGTTGGGGCGGGAATTGACCTTGTTCGAGACGATTAAACTGCGGGCTGCGGCTGATCCTTTCAATGTAGTCGCAGCAGTCGTCTTCTTTCTCGCTGTCGTTCACACGTTCATGGCCGGGTATTTCAACAAACTTGCCCATAAATTTGAGCATGAGCACAAATACAAAGTCGCGGATGAGACACGTGTGTTCGTGGATGGTAAGAAACCGGTGAGTTTTCGAGCGACCCTCTTTCACTTTCTCGGCGAGGTTGAGGCGATTTTTGGGATCTGGTTGGTGCCATTATTGATCGCGATGGTGATGATGGAGCCGGACGGACTTACCGTAGCGGCGCATTATGTGGACACGCGTAATTACACTGAGCCCATCTTCGTTGTGATCATCATGGCCATCGCATCGAGTCGTCCAGTCGTGCAGATCGCGGAGAAATCGCTGCGGATGGTGGCGGGCTTGGGGAAACAGACTCCAGCGGCTTGGTGGCTTTCCATACTTATTGTGGCACCACTTCTGGGTTCGTTCATTACGGAACCCGCGGCGATGACGATCGCGGCGCTGCTGCTCGGTATGCAGTTTTACCGATTTAATCCTGCGCCGAAATTTAAGTATGCTACCCTCGGTCTTCTCTTTGTAAACGTGTCTGTTGGTGGCACTTTGACTCACTTTGCTGCCCCTCCTGTTTTGATGGTGGCGACAAAATGGCATTGGAACATGCCCTTCATGTTTACTCATTTCGGCTGGCGTGCGATTCTCGGAATTCTGATTAGTACCGCCCTGTATTACTTCATTTTCCGCAAACATTTCAAAGAGCTAGGGGAAAAGGCCAAGCAGACTGCATCCGAGAGCAGCGACGAGCCCGAACCAGAACCCGCGCCTACCTGGATTGTTTTGGTTCACTTGTTCTTTGTTGCATGGACGGTTCTCACACTGCACCACCCCGCATTCTTTGTCGGTGGTTTTCTATTCTTTCTGGCATTCACCATAGCCACTCAGCACCACCAATATGATATCAAACTCAAAAGCCCGCTGCTGGTTGGCTTTTTCCTGGCTGGTCTTGTCACGCATGGTGGCCTTCAAGGTTGGTGGATATCGCCAGTGCTCTCAGCGTTGAGCGAAATCCCACTCTTCATCGGGGCGACTGTATTGACGGCCTTCAACGATAATGCGGCCATTACCTTCCTTGCTTCTCAAGTTCCCGCCTTCAACCCAGATGTTGTCGTCAATGGGGTCCTCAAATCCAAAGAAGGGGCTGATCTCGTCCGGGCTCAGGTGCTCGAATATGCGGTGGTCGCAGGTGCCGTGACCGGGGGCGGACTTACTGTCATCGCCAACGCACCTAATCCAGCGGGCCAGAGTATCCTGAGTAAATACTTTGGAGACGGTGGTATAAGTCCGCTGGGCCTGCTCTTTGGAGCCCTTATACCCACACTGATAATGAGTGTCTGCTTTATCGTGCTGCCTCACTAG
- a CDS encoding transposase produces the protein MRSRRIYGWGESVVYHCVTRTVNGEMLFGGSEKEMMRRMLRRIAEFSGVEVLTYAVMSNHVHVLVRVHEAAKAVSDAELIRRFRLLYPKPTEYQMMTIQVLEQALRENSERGQQMREQLKARMGNVSEFMKTLKQRFSIWFNRTRGRFGTLWCERFKSSVIHDCPEVLQVVGAYIELNPVRAGLVEDPKDYRFCGYAEALAGDAVMRAGVCSLVGEACAKNALATYRMVIFGKGAVPKRLGEGWVIPEASFDQVMQEQGQLPLAILLRQRIRFLTDGAVIGSSQFVKSYITAWSQRIGDRRRRKPTSCDEAVLSELHSFRNTRKSENP, from the coding sequence ATGAGATCTAGGCGTATTTATGGGTGGGGTGAAAGTGTGGTGTATCACTGTGTAACGCGGACTGTGAATGGGGAGATGTTGTTTGGAGGTAGCGAGAAGGAGATGATGCGGCGGATGCTGAGGCGGATAGCTGAGTTTTCTGGGGTGGAGGTGTTAACTTATGCGGTAATGTCGAACCATGTGCATGTCTTGGTGCGGGTTCATGAGGCGGCGAAGGCGGTGTCTGATGCTGAGCTGATTCGACGTTTTCGTCTGTTGTATCCGAAGCCTACGGAGTATCAGATGATGACGATCCAGGTTTTAGAGCAGGCACTGAGGGAGAACTCGGAACGGGGCCAGCAGATGCGGGAACAGTTGAAGGCGCGGATGGGGAATGTCTCTGAGTTTATGAAAACACTCAAGCAGCGGTTTTCGATTTGGTTTAATCGGACTCGGGGGCGCTTTGGCACTTTGTGGTGCGAACGTTTCAAGAGCTCGGTAATCCATGACTGCCCTGAGGTGCTCCAGGTTGTGGGGGCGTATATTGAGCTAAATCCAGTACGGGCTGGCTTAGTCGAGGATCCGAAGGATTATCGGTTTTGTGGTTATGCTGAGGCTTTAGCAGGTGATGCTGTCATGCGCGCTGGTGTGTGTTCGTTGGTCGGTGAGGCTTGTGCTAAAAATGCCTTAGCGACTTATCGTATGGTTATTTTTGGTAAGGGTGCTGTTCCCAAACGTCTTGGTGAAGGCTGGGTCATCCCTGAAGCCTCTTTTGATCAGGTAATGCAGGAGCAGGGACAGCTTCCGTTAGCTATTCTTCTTCGTCAGCGAATCCGATTCTTAACGGATGGTGCAGTGATTGGTTCTTCGCAATTTGTTAAGAGCTATATAACAGCCTGGAGTCAGCGGATTGGTGATCGGCGACGGCGAAAGCCGACTTCTTGCGATGAGGCCGTTTTATCTGAGTTGCATAGCTTTCGTAATACTCGGAAGAGCGAGAACCCTTGA
- a CDS encoding gamma-glutamyl-gamma-aminobutyrate hydrolase family protein (Members of this family of hydrolases with an active site Cys residue belong to MEROPS family C26.) — MIVFVDLEHVDFPEKHPVVWESVAHRRLRTKYRFEELTQLPCHIVRYPSFSAFSKQSHFKHARAVVFSGHNTELDAYPEIDLEPIRKWFLQPQLPTLTICGSFQLMAQTFGSKLGPMGKSDPTRHQHRDPVIPDSAARETGFCSITPAHKSALISAKSRVFQHHYWEVKTLPKAFHQIARSGACEIQGLQHTSLPIVGFQFHPEDYDEENRDGRSILRSWFSQHL, encoded by the coding sequence ATGATAGTCTTCGTCGATCTCGAGCACGTCGATTTTCCTGAGAAACATCCTGTGGTTTGGGAATCGGTCGCGCACCGCCGCTTGCGCACCAAATACCGATTTGAAGAACTCACCCAGCTACCCTGTCACATTGTCCGCTATCCGTCCTTTTCTGCCTTCTCAAAACAGAGTCATTTCAAGCATGCGCGAGCCGTCGTTTTCTCCGGCCATAACACCGAGCTCGATGCATATCCCGAAATAGATCTAGAGCCGATTCGGAAGTGGTTTTTGCAACCTCAGTTACCTACGCTCACCATCTGTGGTAGCTTTCAATTGATGGCCCAAACTTTTGGATCAAAACTCGGCCCGATGGGAAAGTCCGATCCGACCCGACATCAGCATCGCGATCCGGTCATACCTGATTCTGCAGCGCGTGAAACAGGGTTTTGCTCGATAACTCCCGCACATAAAAGTGCGCTCATCTCCGCCAAAAGTCGCGTATTCCAACATCACTACTGGGAAGTTAAAACACTCCCCAAAGCATTTCATCAAATCGCGCGCAGCGGTGCCTGCGAAATTCAAGGCCTCCAGCATACATCACTGCCGATAGTTGGGTTTCAATTTCATCCAGAGGACTATGATGAAGAAAACCGCGATGGCCGCTCTATCCTCAGAAGTTGGTTTTCCCAGCACCTTTAG
- a CDS encoding cyclic nucleotide-binding domain-containing protein, translated as MKTLLSSFQSTFLTPSCALVETSRGGILVGCISEAVKYMDRAGLSYQPLRAIVLSDTTQVQGISNWAFEFPIYKSLFVDRSLDEGRKLSVIGSKKQLRRARAVMSVTLMGPSKQLYKRWSRMYPGTSGRFQMLYKASRTFLSEKADGTSMELDDLVEFIPYTQMRRVDLGDLSVEHVGKDWFRISDVERGELEDVRLSFDQIPEPPFSLDALKQRDLQKPEFGLSVLSNGNGFDARSGCTSFVIWIEGAPYLWDAGPFTTQCLHAHGLTVKDLAGVIITHVHDDHASIVELLSMGERIRLFATVEVYESLLIKYAAVLDRDLEDPQERRELEQFMDFVAVEPGVEMRLGAARFTAHHTLHSIPTIGGKFEMGVGVDPVTLLITGDHASARRVREVSMTGGLPGSWLNHLETMVQGDEDLVIYDGGADSAGIHGDPMEPELRNLSAAMGERLQFGHRCGAVLPDGREIPVAGMGSEFVLIEGETVREDYSALVSAFGMFGFVDEVALDRLWGEAEVVDFQADKVICEQGAQADYAYIVSGGQIVVEGLEVTNPIILTRGCICGEMAALTGAPRNASLHTLSASRLIRISVEVFQRFVIENSLLERFEKLWAHRDVVIQVKGFRELPLEIIHIVTRNLQRIDLDRGEAVIKQGDATDEAYMIASGTLKVDRDGHVVATLRAGDLFGEKAALTEGRSPRTATIRAHTPCTLLRFEGGVIRELNRRYFVVNHILRLLLRERNLLKD; from the coding sequence ATGAAGACGCTTTTATCCTCCTTCCAATCGACTTTTCTGACGCCGAGTTGTGCTTTAGTTGAGACATCGCGTGGAGGCATCCTCGTGGGGTGCATCAGTGAGGCGGTCAAGTATATGGATCGCGCAGGGCTAAGTTATCAACCGCTACGAGCTATTGTCTTGTCCGATACAACGCAGGTGCAGGGTATATCTAATTGGGCTTTTGAATTTCCGATTTATAAATCTCTCTTTGTGGATCGAAGTTTAGATGAGGGGCGCAAGCTCTCCGTCATAGGATCGAAAAAACAACTTCGGCGGGCGCGTGCTGTCATGTCGGTGACTTTAATGGGACCAAGCAAGCAGCTCTATAAGCGCTGGTCTCGGATGTATCCTGGAACCTCTGGACGTTTTCAGATGCTTTACAAAGCAAGCCGAACATTTCTCTCCGAAAAGGCTGATGGCACATCGATGGAGTTGGATGATCTGGTAGAGTTTATCCCATACACGCAGATGCGTCGCGTTGATTTGGGCGATCTATCGGTCGAGCATGTGGGTAAAGATTGGTTTCGTATCAGCGATGTAGAGAGAGGCGAGCTGGAGGATGTAAGGCTTTCTTTTGATCAAATTCCAGAGCCACCGTTCTCGCTCGATGCTTTGAAACAGCGGGATTTACAGAAACCGGAGTTTGGACTGTCAGTTCTGAGTAATGGAAATGGATTCGATGCTCGGAGCGGCTGTACGTCATTTGTCATCTGGATTGAGGGAGCGCCCTATCTTTGGGATGCTGGACCCTTTACGACACAATGCCTCCACGCTCATGGTCTGACGGTGAAGGACCTCGCTGGGGTCATTATTACTCATGTTCACGATGATCACGCCTCGATTGTAGAACTGCTCTCGATGGGTGAGCGCATCCGTCTTTTTGCCACTGTAGAGGTCTATGAAAGTCTGCTCATAAAATATGCCGCGGTCTTAGATCGCGATTTAGAGGATCCTCAAGAGCGGCGTGAGCTGGAGCAGTTTATGGATTTCGTTGCGGTGGAGCCTGGGGTGGAAATGCGCTTGGGTGCAGCGCGTTTTACGGCCCACCACACCCTCCATTCCATTCCCACAATTGGGGGCAAATTTGAAATGGGGGTGGGCGTCGACCCTGTCACCCTGCTTATCACGGGTGACCATGCCAGTGCTCGGCGTGTCCGCGAGGTAAGTATGACAGGTGGGTTACCTGGATCCTGGCTCAATCACTTGGAAACGATGGTCCAGGGAGACGAGGATTTGGTCATCTATGACGGAGGAGCAGATTCCGCGGGTATCCATGGTGACCCGATGGAGCCGGAACTACGCAATCTCTCGGCGGCGATGGGAGAACGGCTGCAATTCGGACATCGCTGTGGAGCTGTTTTACCGGATGGTCGAGAGATACCTGTTGCGGGTATGGGGAGCGAATTCGTGCTTATCGAAGGTGAAACAGTTCGCGAGGATTACTCAGCGCTCGTTTCGGCCTTTGGGATGTTTGGCTTTGTTGATGAGGTCGCTCTAGATCGACTCTGGGGAGAAGCGGAAGTCGTCGATTTTCAAGCGGATAAGGTGATATGCGAACAGGGCGCTCAGGCTGATTACGCTTATATCGTTTCCGGTGGTCAGATCGTGGTCGAGGGGCTTGAGGTAACCAACCCAATCATTCTGACTCGGGGCTGTATCTGTGGCGAGATGGCCGCTTTGACCGGAGCGCCGCGCAATGCGAGTCTGCATACCTTGAGTGCATCTCGTTTGATACGCATCTCTGTCGAAGTCTTTCAGCGATTTGTCATTGAAAACAGCCTACTTGAACGCTTCGAAAAACTTTGGGCACACCGCGACGTGGTCATACAGGTCAAAGGCTTTCGCGAGCTGCCGTTAGAAATCATTCATATTGTCACGAGGAATCTCCAGAGGATCGATCTAGATCGTGGTGAGGCCGTCATTAAGCAAGGCGATGCAACCGATGAGGCCTACATGATTGCTTCGGGAACACTCAAGGTGGACCGCGACGGCCATGTTGTAGCGACCTTGCGCGCAGGGGACCTCTTCGGGGAGAAGGCCGCTTTGACCGAAGGGCGTTCACCCCGAACCGCTACGATCCGAGCTCACACACCGTGCACCTTGCTGAGGTTTGAAGGCGGCGTGATACGCGAGCTGAATCGGCGTTATTTCGTGGTGAACCATATTCTTCGGCTTTTGTTGCGTGAGCGTAATCTCCTCAAAGACTAG